One window of Hydractinia symbiolongicarpus strain clone_291-10 chromosome 3, HSymV2.1, whole genome shotgun sequence genomic DNA carries:
- the LOC130635485 gene encoding uncharacterized protein LOC130635485 — protein sequence MESKLWYLCWTALLNSGVTAKTFECRSLATIDVTPERRYIADVKIYEPTEHTLIASLYPNMKIFTNTSYTEKSRLFCYTFSTKANCSPTNANMTTIIDFSTNITLPINQYLYITTTFTHGAIKKINQTLPCVPVIITSSGIKLNGAMVMLMANVFFFINML from the exons ATGGAGTCCAAGCTTTGGTATTTGTGTTGGACAGCACTTCTAAATTCAG GTGTTACTGCCAAAACATTTGAATGCAGATCCCTAGCCACCATTGACGTTACTCCAGAAAGACGATATATTGCGGATGTGAAGATATACGAACCAACAGAGCACACCCTCATCGCTTCGTTGTATCCAAACATGAAAATTTTCACAAACACAAGTTACACAGAGAAATCAAGGTTGTTTTGTTATACGTTCAGCACAAAGGCAAACTGCAGTCCAACGAACGCAAACATGACAACGATCATTGATTTTAGCACCAACATCACCTTGCCAATAaatcaatatttatatataaccaCTACCTTCACCCATGGCGCGATAAAAAAGATTAATCAGACATTGCCATGCGTTCCAG TTATCATAACATCTTCTGGCATCAAATTAAATGGAGCAATGGTGATGCTGATGGCAAACGTGTTCTTTTTCATTAACATGCTGTAA